The genomic region TTCGATGTTGGACAGGTCGAGCCGGCCGTCGTCGGTCAGGCCGAACCACTTCAGCTTCGCGCCGGTGCGCTGCGAGAGCAGCTGCCACGGGACGATGTTGGAGTGGTGCTCCATCTCCGTGATGGCGATCTCGGTCTCGCGGTCGACCCGGTAGGGCTCGTCCGCCCAGCCGAGCATGTTCGCGACCAGGTTGAGCGACTCCGAGGCGTTCTTGGTGAAGATCACCTCGTCGCGGCTCGGCGCGTTGATGAAGGCGGCGACCTTGTCGCGGGCGCCCTCGTACAGCGCCGTGGCCTCCTCGGCGAGCACGTGCACGCCGCGGTGGACGTTGGCGTTGTGCTGCTCGTAGTACTCGTTCAGCGCGTCGAGCACCTGGCGCGGCTTCTGCGAAGTCGCCGCGTTGTCCAGGTAAACGATCTTCTTCCCGTCGTGGACCACACGATCCAGAAGGGGGAAGTCCTTGCGGATCGCCTCGATGTCGAGGAGGCCAGGCAACTGTGTCACGCGGTCGCGCCACCCTTCGTGCTGTACGACTCGTAGCCTTCGGCCTCCAGCTTGTCGGCGAGCTCGGCGCCGCCGGACTCGACGATGCGGCCTTCGGAGAAGACGTGGACGAAGTCGGGCTTGATGTAGCGCAGGATGCGCGTGTAGTGGGTGATCAGCAAGGTGCCGACCTCGCCGGTCTCGCGGACGCGGTTGACGCCCTCGGAGACCTGGCGCAGGGCGTCGACGTCGAGGCCGGAGTCGGTCTCGTCGAGGATCGCGATCTTCGGCTTCAGGAGCTCCAGCTGCAGGATCTCGTGGCGCTTCTTCTCACCGCCGGAGAAGCCCTCGTTGACGTTGCGCTCGGCGAAGGCCGGGTCCATCTGGAGCTGCTCCATCGCGGACTTGACCTCCTTCACCCAGGTACGCAGCTTCGGGGCCTCGCCGCGGATGGCGGTGGCCGAGGTGCGCAGGAAGTTGGAGACCGAGACGCCGGGGACCTCGACCGGGTACTGCATGGCGAGGAAGACGCCGGCGCGGGCGCGCTCGTCGACGGTCATCTCCAGGACGTCTTCGCCGTCGAGGGTCACGGTGCCACCGGTGACGGTGTACTTCGGGTGACCGGCGAGCGAGTACGCCAGGGTGGACTTGCCGGAGCCGTTCGGACCCATGATGGCGTGCGTCTCACCCTGCTTGACGGTGAGGTCGACGCCCTTGAGGATCTCGCGGGCGCCGTTCTCGGCCTCGACGGAGACGTGCAGGTCGTGGATTTCAAGCGTTGCCATGGATACCTCAGGACTCCTGGGTGAGGGAGACGAGCACGTCGTCCCCTTCGATCTTTACGGGGTATACGGGTACGGGGCGCGTCGCGGGCAGGCCCGAGGGCTTGCCGGTGCGCAGGTCGAAGGAAGACCCGTGCAGCCAGCACTCGATCATGCAGTCCTCGACCTCGCCCTCCGAGAGCGAGACGTTCGCGTGCGAGCAGATGTCGTTGATCGCGAACACCTCTCCCTCGGCGCGGACGATGGACACCGGCGTGCCGTCGAGCTCCACCCGCTTGGGGGAGTTCTCCTCCAGCTCGCTCAGCGCACAGGCCTTGACGTAGTTCATCAGACGGAGCCCTGGAGCTCGGCCTCGATCTTGGCGAGCAGGCGCTCCTCGATGTCGTCGACACCGATCTGCTGGACGAGCTCGGCGAAGAAGCCGCGCACGACCAGGCGGCGGGCGTCGTCGGCCGGGATGCCACGGGCCTGCAGGTAGAAGAGCTGCTCGTCGTCGAAGCGGCCGGTCGCGGAGGCGTGGCCGGCGCCGACGATCTCGCCGGTCTCGATCTCCAGGTTCGGCACCGAGTCGACCCGCGCGCCGTCCGTGAGGACGAGGTTGCGGTTCATCTCGTAGGTGTCGGTGCCCTCGGCGGTCTTCTGGATGAGCACGTCACCGATCCAGACGGCGTGGGCGTCCTGGCCCTGG from Streptomyces sp. NBC_00190 harbors:
- the sufC gene encoding Fe-S cluster assembly ATPase SufC encodes the protein MATLEIHDLHVSVEAENGAREILKGVDLTVKQGETHAIMGPNGSGKSTLAYSLAGHPKYTVTGGTVTLDGEDVLEMTVDERARAGVFLAMQYPVEVPGVSVSNFLRTSATAIRGEAPKLRTWVKEVKSAMEQLQMDPAFAERNVNEGFSGGEKKRHEILQLELLKPKIAILDETDSGLDVDALRQVSEGVNRVRETGEVGTLLITHYTRILRYIKPDFVHVFSEGRIVESGGAELADKLEAEGYESYSTKGGATA
- a CDS encoding bifunctional 3-phenylpropionate/cinnamic acid dioxygenase ferredoxin subunit, whose amino-acid sequence is MNYVKACALSELEENSPKRVELDGTPVSIVRAEGEVFAINDICSHANVSLSEGEVEDCMIECWLHGSSFDLRTGKPSGLPATRPVPVYPVKIEGDDVLVSLTQES